A window of the Lactuca sativa cultivar Salinas chromosome 5, Lsat_Salinas_v11, whole genome shotgun sequence genome harbors these coding sequences:
- the LOC111892437 gene encoding NPL4-like protein 1, giving the protein MFIRIRSRDGLERLQVDNPNITIAQLKTLIESQLRVPVHNQTLSTNQSLLLAKTPTEMSRFSDMSNAQTLISTLGIAHGSIIYLAYEGERTVAGPKIRPAGSFGRKMTMDDLIAKQMRITRQENPHCELVSFDRDAANGFQHYVNETLAFAVKRGGFMYGTVSDEGKVEVDFIYEPPQQGTEDNLILLRDPDEERLVEAIALGLGMRKVGFIFTQTIGQTKKDYTLSNREILQAVELQGETDLKEWVTVMVKLEVNDDGAADVHFEAFQMSDLCVKLFKDGWFETEIAADAEPKLSKMKKDVVVGGKDTREVDNDFFLVVVKIFDHQGPLSSTFPVENRNTAITMRTLKNHLDRTKNFPFVKRISDFHVLLLLARYLDVNSDVPALAGCVHAQATVPEGYQILIDSMAASA; this is encoded by the exons ATGTTTATCAGAATCCGAAGCAGAGACGGATTAGAGCGTCTGCAGGTCGATAATCCAAACATAACGATCGCACAGCTCAAAACCCTAATCGAATCGCAACTCAGAGTTCCAGTACACAACCAAACCCTATCAACAAACCAATCATTACTCTTAGCCAAAACCCCGACTGAAATGTCACGATTCTCCGACATGTCTAACGctcaaaccctaatctctactcTCGGTATCGCGCACGGTTCTATCATATACCTCGCTTACGAAGGTGAACGCACTGTTGCCGGACCCAAAATTCGTCCTGCCGGATCTTTCGGTCGGAAGATGACGATGGATGACCTAATTGCGAAACAAATGAGAATCACGCGACAAGAGAACCCTCACTGCGAGTTAGTATCGTTTGATCGTGATGCGGCGAATGGGTTTCAGCATTATGTGAATGAAACCCTAGCGTTTGCTGTGAAGCGTGGGGGTTTTATGTATGGAACGGTGTCAGATGAGGGGAAAGTGGAGGTGGATTTCATATACGAGCCACCGCAACAGGGGACGGAGGATAATCTAATTTTGTTAAGGGATCCCGATGAGGAAAGATTGGTGGAAGCGATTGCGTTGGGATTGGGGATGAGAAAAGTAGGGTTTATTTTCACTCAGACGATTGGGCAAACAAAGAAAGATTATACTTTGTCGAATAGAGAGATTTTGCAGGCGGTGGAGTTGCAGGGGGAGACTGATTTGAAGGAATGGGTGACTGTGATGGTGAAATTGGAAGTGAATGATGATGGTGCTGCTGATGTTCACTTTGAGGCGTTTCAGATGAGTGACCTGTGCGTTAAGTTATTCAAAGATGGGTGGTTTGAGACTGAGATTGCTGCAGATGCTGAACCAAAGTTGTCAAAGATGAAGAAGGATGTCGTGGTTGGGGGCAAAGATACAAGGGAAGTGGATAACGATTTCTTCTTGGTGGTTGTGAAGATCTTTGATCACCAG GGTCCATTGTCATCAACATTTCCAGTTGAGAATCGAAACACAGCGATTACGATGAGAACCCTGAAGAATCATTTGGATCGAACAAAGAATTTCCCTTTTGTGAAGAGAATTTCAGACTTCCATGTGTTGCTTTTGTTAGCCAGGTATCTGGACGTGAATTCTGATGTGCCAGCATTAGCAGGCTGTGTCCATGCACAGGCAACTGTTCCTGAAGGCTACCAGATCCTAATCGACTCAATGGCAGCATCTGCTTGA